The Methanobacteriaceae archaeon DNA window ACCTGGCTATGTAGTTATCTCAAACTACAATTTAACCATGAGTGAATTCCTTTACTTGCTGGCAAAAGGAATAACTCAGATCAATAGTGGAAAAACCACAAGCATAACTCTCAAAAGTGTATCTGCTGCCAGTAACCCAAATGGAAATTCAAAAGTAGGCGTTCTCTATAAATCAGCTTACCTAACCTTAGCTAGTAAAGTGGCCAACTATATAGAAAATAATAGAAGAGCACCAAATTACGCAAGTAGCTCACTAGGAAATATTCAGTATCAACGACTAATTTACACCATGTCAAAAATCCTGAACTTCCAGGCAACAAAAGGATATCTACCTAAATATGTTTCCCTAACCAGTATCAGCATTTCCGGTTCTAGCAACACCGGTGAGATTGGTATTAGTAATGTAAATGATGCATATAATGGTGAAATCCTTTCCAATTACCTGAAGTCCACCTCGAATTGTCAGGTTACCAATTCCCAGATTAGTGCATTATCGGCTTCCATCACTAAAGGATTAAGTTCCAAGTGGAGTAAAGCCTCAGCAATCTTTAACTGGGTACGGAACAACCTCAATTACAGTTTCTACTACAATACTAAATACGGAGCAGTACAAACTCTACAACTAAAAAAAGGAAATTGCGTAGACCACAGCCATTTATTAATTTCTCTAGCAAGGACAGCAGGGATTCCATCTCGATATGTGCATGGATCAACTGTATTCAATAGTGGAACAACTTACGGCCATGTTTGGGCCCAACTCTATATAAATGGAGTATGGTATGCGGCAGATGCTATAAGTTATAGTAATAGTTTGGGTGTTATAAAGAATTGGAACACCTCATCAGTTACTATTAAAAATAAATATGCAGAGCTACCTTTCTAAAAGAAAAGCGTGTATAAAAGTCCCCATTTTAATTTTTAATGTGGGGTTTTTATTTTTTATTTTTTTTGGCTAATTTTTAAAAATTTGTAAATTAATTATCTCATTTAAAAGTTAATTAGCTCATATTTTTATAATTAATACTTTATTTTTATTAAAAAATATTATTATTATTATTATTATTATTATTATAAGATAAAAATAAATGATAGTTTATCATATTCATTAATATCTACTATATTTTAAAAATACAAAGTTTTTGATTAAAATGAGTTTTACAAATCCCTCTGTCAAGAATATAAGTGCCTGGAAGAAAAATCTTCTAAAATTAATGCGCATTTTTATCCTAATTATGGGAATCACAATAGTCATTTTTGGAGTAGGTGGGATTAAAGTATTTGGTATAATGGCCCTAATCGCACTTTTAATTATTTATTTACCCAATTTTTTAAACCCACAACACAAGCAGGTTATTCCTGTCGAAGTGGAAATAATGTTTTTAGTAGTGGTTACTCTAGAATATGTTTTAGGAAATACTTTCGGCCTTTACGGTAAAATACCACACTATGATGATTTTATGCACCTTACAGTTCCGTTAATGGTTTCTTTGATTGGAATGATGTTCTTATATACTGCATACATCTATGGAAAAATAAGGGCCAGTCTGGCATTAATGGCTTGTTTAATCATTCTCATAACCATAGGAATAGGTGGAATACTTGAAATGGTAGAATATTCCTATGATAACTTTATTTATTCCCATATAAGCCAGGTACTTCCTACTGGCCTTACTCAAGGTTCTTTAACTCAGAATCCTTTAGATGATACGATGAGTGATCTTTTTACTGATGCTTTAGGTGGAATCATAGGTGCCTTAATTGGAATCTTTTTTATAAGGCGTGCTGAGAAAAAAGGCCAGTGCATAGAATGGGTAGATGAATTTGCTGAATTAGAAGGTTTAAAAAAAGATAATAATGAATTAGATTAGAATTGGAATATAATAAATCAAATTATAACGCCCACTATTTAAGGAATATTATTGAAACCATGAACAATTAAATCCTAGGATCATACTCCAATTCCTTAAATTTAATGATAAATTTAGTTCCTGAACTAGTATCCAATTTAATTGTACCCTCTAGTTGACCTACCAGCGAATTAACCAGTCTTATTCCTAAAGATTTCATCTTTTTAAAGTCCATATTCCCAGGTAATCCAATACCATCATCAGAAACTTCTAAAACATAATGATCATCTTCTAAGAAAAATTTAATAGTAATTGTGCCTTTTCTTCCCTCAGGAAAAGCATATTTTATGCAATTAGTCATTAATTCATTAATTATAAGGCCACAGGGAATGGCAGTATTAATATCCAAAACTACTTCTTCTACTTCCCTTTTTAAACTTATTTGATTGGTATTTACTCCATAGGAAGACATTAATTCAATAGAAAGTTTAGAAATATAAACCGAAAAATCAATATGGCCCAAATCAGTAGCCTGATAAAGACTTTCATGTATCATGGACATGGATTTAACACGGTTTTGACTTTCTTGGAATAAATTAAGAGCCTGTTTATCATTAACATACCTTTTTTGAAGATTCAACAGACTTGAAATGATTTGCAAGTTGTTTTTAACCCTATGGTGAATTTCCCTGAGTAAAATTTCTTTTTCTTCTAAAGAAGCTTTTAAAAAGTTTTCAGATTCTTTTTGATCAGTTATATCCTGTACTACAGTGCATAAGATATGAGGGGTGCACTTTTCAACAAAAAAATTATTTATCATGACATCCCTTGAAGACCCATCCAAACGTATAATCTTTGTTTCCTTTATTTTTAGGCTATCTGGAAGTATTTTATCTTTGAAAGCATTTTCAAATTCATTTTTATAATAGTTTAATGGTTCCATCATATGGCCATTATCATCTATACCCATTTCATTAATGGTTAATGGAATCAAGTCATGAATTATTTCATGAATAAACTTATCATTAAAATCTTCTTTTTTAATCCCAGTTATTTCTTCCATGGAACTATTCCAATCAATAATTATTCCCGGAGCTATTGCCAGTGAAATACCATCAGATATCTGTTCAACAACACTACGGAATTTAAATTCACTTTCAATAATTTTTTGAGAAGCCCTTTTTATTTCTGTAAGATCTGTTCCTATTATGACAAACCCAGTAGTTACTTTAAGAATATCCAGTATAGGAGAAATATTAAGAAAAACATCAATTTTCTGGTGGTCTATAGAACAAATCACCGATTCAATATTAAATTGTTTTCCATCTTGTATAATTTCCTTTAAATCTATTTTTTGCTTTGAAGCAAAAATTTTATAAAAGGG harbors:
- a CDS encoding transglutaminase domain-containing protein, with translation MAIVIAICIAFSCSSTIYAQDINQSITSDNTSYELVSNNSSIGDNSTEMNQNQILVDTSNNTKNNSTEHEEADVVNNESKRPNSTSLNNNSAKEDIKAAGTTNSKYSAKFDLKSIKNAASKVRVYIENNHKLPGYVVISNYNLTMSEFLYLLAKGITQINSGKTTSITLKSVSAASNPNGNSKVGVLYKSAYLTLASKVANYIENNRRAPNYASSSLGNIQYQRLIYTMSKILNFQATKGYLPKYVSLTSISISGSSNTGEIGISNVNDAYNGEILSNYLKSTSNCQVTNSQISALSASITKGLSSKWSKASAIFNWVRNNLNYSFYYNTKYGAVQTLQLKKGNCVDHSHLLISLARTAGIPSRYVHGSTVFNSGTTYGHVWAQLYINGVWYAADAISYSNSLGVIKNWNTSSVTIKNKYAELPF
- a CDS encoding histidine kinase dimerization/phosphoacceptor domain -containing protein → MNEFAIISLISAITSFFIANFIYFRNPKNSLNRTITIFSVLVSFMALCEFAYRLAESSGSAFIWLKFSAFWPFIPAVLLHTAFIFTQRSYILRSKLTYLLIYGPALIFVILGIGTNFFIGPPIHEYWGWIYSIPLDETIYDLFALWTVLVSFISSWMVFLYAFQSETGQKRQSFYISFGIFMPLILGIITDFILRSFYIQIPELTKTFLTIGLVFIAYGVWRYDFPILTPSQAAEKIISTMPNLLILADHKGNITKVNNSLTSVLGYDENDLIGKPFYKIFASKQKIDLKEIIQDGKQFNIESVICSIDHQKIDVFLNISPILDILKVTTGFVIIGTDLTEIKRASQKIIESEFKFRSVVEQISDGISLAIAPGIIIDWNSSMEEITGIKKEDFNDKFIHEIIHDLIPLTINEMGIDDNGHMMEPLNYYKNEFENAFKDKILPDSLKIKETKIIRLDGSSRDVMINNFFVEKCTPHILCTVVQDITDQKESENFLKASLEEKEILLREIHHRVKNNLQIISSLLNLQKRYVNDKQALNLFQESQNRVKSMSMIHESLYQATDLGHIDFSVYISKLSIELMSSYGVNTNQISLKREVEEVVLDINTAIPCGLIINELMTNCIKYAFPEGRKGTITIKFFLEDDHYVLEVSDDGIGLPGNMDFKKMKSLGIRLVNSLVGQLEGTIKLDTSSGTKFIIKFKELEYDPRI